The genomic stretch ACACTAATACTTCAGTGATGCTCGCATTAAAGCCAAGTGACAGGTCAGTTGAAGTTTTCACAAAAGTACTGTTGGTTATATTAGGTGTGATTCTGATCGTTTCTGCCATCGTAACGATATTTCCTTTTGTTTGGTCGGCATTGTTATCCACACGGGATCGGACGGAAATTTTTGGATCCGGGATTAGTTTTGCTATCGGAGACAGCCTGGCAATCAACTACGAGAAGCTAAAAGAAATCATGCCATTCTGGCAGGCGATGTTTAATTCAATTTATGTCGCTTTCCTTGGTACCACTATTTCGCTGTTGTTTTGTAGTATGGGTGGTTATGCATTTGGTGTATTTCAGTTCAAAGGAAAAAAACTGCTGTTTGGCATGTTGGTTGGTTCAATGATGATACCGCCGGTATTGAGCTTAATTCCTTACTTTATGATTATTAAGTTTATTGGTTTGTTGGATAACCATATTGCGGTTTGGCTGCCGTTTACTACGACTCCATTTGGTATTTTTTTGATGCGTCAGCATGTGGTGGCTTCTATTCCCAAAGAACTATTAGAGGCAGCTAAATTGGATGGTGCCGGACAGATAAGAACATATTGGAGTGTGGTGCTTCCCTTAATGAAGCCGGCATTGGCGACATTGGCCATTGTGCAGTTCGTTTTCTTCTGGAATATGTTTATGCAGCCGTTAGTGGTGTTGACGACGCCGGAAAATTACGTCATTACCCAGGCACTGAGAAGTGTTCAAGGCATCCCTAATACGCCGTGGGGAGCGGTGATGCTCGGTACGACAATTTCGATATTACCTCTGGTAGTTGCCTATTTGTTTGCTTCTAAACAGATGATCAGTGGTCTCACTTCTGGTGCGGTAAAAGGTTAGATTTTTTAAAGGTTAAGACAATGAATAAATATGAACTTCCTCAGGCTTCTCAGTTACGTAACAGAGACTTTGTATTCGGTGTC from Vibrio ostreae encodes the following:
- a CDS encoding carbohydrate ABC transporter permease; protein product: MLALKPSDRSVEVFTKVLLVILGVILIVSAIVTIFPFVWSALLSTRDRTEIFGSGISFAIGDSLAINYEKLKEIMPFWQAMFNSIYVAFLGTTISLLFCSMGGYAFGVFQFKGKKLLFGMLVGSMMIPPVLSLIPYFMIIKFIGLLDNHIAVWLPFTTTPFGIFLMRQHVVASIPKELLEAAKLDGAGQIRTYWSVVLPLMKPALATLAIVQFVFFWNMFMQPLVVLTTPENYVITQALRSVQGIPNTPWGAVMLGTTISILPLVVAYLFASKQMISGLTSGAVKG